The window AGGGTCGGGTCAGATCGGAAATTAAATTTGCGGGAAGGAAGCTGGTGGATCCAGGGCAGGGCAGGGGACGTACGAGGCGGGCGAGGAGCGTGCGGACGGCGGGGCGGACGTGGATGGGCTCGACGCGGTCGAAGGGCGGGAAGTCGAAGTCGGCGAGGAGCGGGTTGTCGTCGGTggccatggaggaggaggcgtaggcggcggagcaggtggcgggcgaggggcggcgggaggcggggcAGAAGGCGcgaagaggggaggaggcggggaggaggaggagggccctAGACCTAGACCTAGAGGTATATGAGGAGGAGGTAGGGTTTGGGAGGCGAGCTCGAGCGACAAGTGGGAGACGGATGAGGAAGGAGGAAGCCGAGACGATGAGAAACACCATGGCGACGCCGATTCCGCTTCCTCCTCCGACgccgactccgactccgactcgTGGTGGGCCCATCGCTCTCTCTATCCTTTCTTTTGGGCTTACCGGTAATTTCATGGGCCAAAATATCCATGCGTGTGTGTGGCGCCTGGGagtctgttttctttttctctatttttctatttttactCGTGGGAGTCTGGCTTGACCTCGAAGCCACAAGTTGTTAAAACAAAATTTAAGATTGCTATCGATGAGTACTCTAATCCATGAAATGTTATCGAACTTTCTAGAGATATCATCGTACAAATGTTTTTCTCAGAAATGTCATCGCAGTTATGTTTCTAGGAGAAAAGTGCTTAATACGATGACATTTCCGGTAAGTTGGGTTCGTCAATGGCATTTTCTTGGATTGGAGCGCTTGTCGATAATATTTTCTTACAATTTTTTAAAGAAGACaatatttatcaaaaaaaattgaattgttcttaaaatatgttcaaATTTGATGTGGTTACTGCATGATTCCCGTTACTTTACCCTGAGACAATGTTTGGCTAATGGGAAatggaaatgatttcccacccatcaaaaaatatctttaaatcctaaccattcattctccctcttTCATTTAATTATAACCCTTCATTTATTTTCCAATTATAATCCCACCTCCCCAttttccattatccaaacaAACTGTTCTCAAGATACAACCATGAACGCTAATTTAGCACGCATGGGAGCCGTCAGGACAATATAACAGCATGTCAGCATCTCTCAATTTGCAATTTGCCAAAGAAGAAGAATCTTTTATTCATTATAACTAACTTGCAAATGAAAAGGAGAACAAGGGAGAGTAGTGCTAGCTAAGCTAGTGCCTAGTAGTAGTGGTTAGGAGTTGTGGATCTGTTAGAGAATTAATCATCGATGTACATCAATTATATTGTTCCGGGCAAAAACCTTTCTTTCTGATCTTCGTCTTGTTGTCGTTATTCCTGACTGGCTTGGATTAATTGTGCGATTGCTACTCCTCTTATATGATTGGTCAGTATAATTGGTTAGGACTCGTGATTATTCCAGCTGCTACAACGCAGCATCTCATTTCATTTCATGATGACGCGGTTGCAAAGGCGCGACACATCAGACGGGCGAACCGGTTTGATCAAAAAGTCTTCAGCCCCCTCCTCCAGGCACCGCCGGATTCTCGTCGGCGAATTCTCCGACGACATTAGCACCACCGGAATCTCCTTCAGCTCCGCCGACTCCTGCCATGcacaatccaatccaatctTCAGTTGCTACTACAACATCCAGATACAGAGAGAGGAGCTGAGTGACTGTCTGAAATGCTAACCTTGACCCTCTTGAGGAGATCGAACCCTGTCATCTCCGGCATGCAGTAATCCGTGATGATCATATGCACATTCCGATCCTGCATCATAacacaaactaattttacaTTCATTTCTAGCAATTCTTCAAAACTGACTGACATCCACAGGCATAGGGATCAAAGAACATACCAGGCTGAGAACCTCCAGTGCTCTCTTGCCACTATCCACCGTCGTAACTGCATGCACAACAACAACCAAACAAAATTAAAGGTGACTGACTGCTTATTGTTCTTGATATGTACTTGATTGTACTAACCAACCAGACCAAATGAGCAATCAACGACTTCATTCTACATGAAACTCAATTCTACACAGATGACAGATGACACATATATATTTGCTAGCTAGTAGTCATATCGATCAGTTAATAGAAATAAAATGCGCGCAATTGTACCTCGATATTTGGAGCTGCGCAGGAGTCTGGAGATGACAGTACGGTCGACGATGCTGTCGTCCACGGCGAGGACgtgcggctccggctccggcactGTCTTCGTCGACATGAGGCAGAGAATGGAGCAGAGCAGAGTAGACTCTCTCTTTTGGTGTTCTTGGCGATGGACAAGTCGCAGCCTGGCCTTTATACAGTGGTAGTTGGCAAAGAACTGAGTACCGACCGACCACAGAATATACAATGGAAAAAGGAAAGCATTTCcaacaaggagaaggagaagaggatgAGAAATGGAGGAGGATGAGATCTAAGCAAATCTGCAGAGGCGGTGGTGCAGCGCTGGCCGAGGCGCCTACCCCCTACCATACCATATTGTACCATGCCAGGCGTAGCTGCCTGCCCAAATATCCATACCCATAATTTCCTATTCAGGCTCCTCATTATACTAGTATCTGTTTCACATGGCACAATACTGCTCACCCGCCCTCAtcatctataaaaaaaagacaTTAATTACAGTCAACACAAGTGTGTGTGAGAAATTAGGGGGTTTAAATAAGATGCCCCCATGCCATCCATTTCCTTCTCAGCTAGATGAGTCACACCTTCATATGGATTTCTTATAGCTAGACAAGATCCAGATCTTGAGTAGCATATTGATTGATTTTGTCCCCTATCTCAAGGTTTTGGCATTTCATTTGGCTGTATTGCTCTTTGCAACAAGGTtcaaacatgcaaattcaagGCAGAAATGTGAGGGAAGTTCAGCAACGGAATCCATCCCTGTCCCTGTACCTTAGGGAGCCTTCCCAACAGTAGATGCACTAAACACCCACGCTACAAGACCAACAAATTATCAAGGaccaaaacaaatattttccaGCAATATATGCCCTAAACACCCACACTACATGCACGAACTATCCACATTACAGCATTTTTGAAGGAAACATTACAGCATGTCCAAAATGTATAGGGAATCTTGAGGATAAAATTATTTGTGCACGGCAACTACTACTCCACAGTCCCACCCCCATTCTAAAAATAATAATGGCGGAAGAATGCATTCTTCAAAAACTAATCAAATTTCAAGAACCCAGAGATTCTGATATATGATGTCTGACCTGAGGCTGGAGAGTTGAGAAGCCCCTTTATTTTATTTCCTGAAGTCAGTTTCTCTGTATCTGGACTGCCGTTCAGAAGCCTACATCCAGCATAGCAACGTGATTGGTCGCAGAAGAagggttgctgctgctgctgatccaTCTTGGGAGTCGTGGCTTTTTCTTTATGAAGCAGCATTTCCTTACTTCATCCTTCATAAGCGTTCAAGTTTAAGCTGTTCAGGTATAATGAGCTGCTGCTCTTGAGTAAACATCAGGGGATCACAGCTCAGAATCATAAGGTCAACTCAATAAAAATGAAATTTTCAGCTCATGCTTTTGAGAAACGTAAGAATCAAAGGCCGGTAATGATGCAAGAATTTTTCATCTGACTCTGCTGCAACGTAGGAAAATGTACTTATCCTTGCGCATTTGGTGAAAACAAAATGGATCAGATATTTAGATTCAGTTCAGCTGGAGATACGAGGTGCTGTGAGAGCGAGACATTTGCCTCTTCCACACACCTAAAAGGTCTAGTAATATTCAAGAAAAACAAGAGTTGAAAATGTTATATAGTTAGCTACTGAAGCAATAATCCACAGCAAAATTCCGGGACATGTATCATGTATGTGGCACAGTACCACTCAGAGCTCCACTCTGAAGCCATGTATTGCTGATctgttttaaaaaacaaattaagattAAACAATTAGCATAACAAAACACATCTTTTAGCAGCCAGATGGCATTGTGGAGCACACAAGGCCCCTCATACAGGCTGCACTAAAGAAGAGTTCACATCAGGTATTAAATTTGACGTGtcaatctaaaaaaatataataggtCGGCATACACTTAAACACGCCCCTACTTGTGCTTGAGGCAATCTTTGATGTTGGTGCCCTTTTACAATATGAAAGTCAACCATGTTACTATGAATTTGAAGCATCCAGCATGATATGCCACTATCCTGAGCAATGACAGATGGATCGCAACTGTGTGTCAACAATTGACAAAATGCATCTAATGTTTTTAATGCAGGAGATCAGGAAAGTAACGAGAGAAGCCTCATTGTCATCTAGAAGAGAAAGTAGTTAGTAGGGACAATTCTACACTCACAAGGCATTATTTGGCACATATGATCAAAATATACCCCCATTGCATACACAAAAAGGAACGAACGTTCAACTGCAGGATAGAGTTTTATCCAAGGGAAACGTGATAATATAGTATAGTATCTCAGATAGGTAAAAGGATACTGCTTGTACCTTCTAGGACAAACTGGGTGAAATAGGATATGAGATGTTCGTAGTGCCACATATTCCATTTCTTATTGGCCTAGAACAGAATTGATTTAAAAGCACAAATCACAGCAGAAGTTGTCTATTTGGGCTACTAAATGTAATACCTCTCCGATGGGATTGCCACACCATGGATGGAGAACTACCAGAGTTTATCATAACTTGGCTAGTCAAGGATTGCATCATATCTGTTCTATACTGATAGCTGCaggataaaaataatataaataatgaGAATCTCAATAATTCGTCCTCCAACAGAAAACAGTACAAAATATTGTAGAGAAATAAAGAAGAATAAAGAATATGACAAAAGTAGATTAGCAGGATATATGATATACCAAATACTCAAGCAGATTCTCTCTCATTTGTACTCATTACTTACAGGGAACATTATGATGTTTGTGTATTCTACCTACAAAGGATACAGATATCTACAACttgtacaaaaaagaggcaCACATGAGAAACACTTCAAACCTATCCCACCTAAAAGATGCCAAACTATGTAGCAGACTATACATGAGCTAATGTTAGCAGCATATTTACCTTATGCATACAATACACACACACGGCTCCAATTTTTCAGGAATACGCAAAAGGATTGTGCACCTTTGTATTAAGAGAATAAAACACACACAGGTCCAAtcgaaacaagaaaaaaaaactctagaaCAGCGTCTTATGTTTCAACAAGTCCTATATTCTTGATGACAAAATTCAAGAACTCCACATAAGCAACTTAATCCAATGATGAATTCATATTTTTCATCGCCAGATTATGCTCTCCACAATTATCATACCACACCACTCTGTagaaaaaattccacatgttgGACTATTTACCCTCGCCCTCTGGCTACACGAAACTTGCAACAGCAAtccttgctcaattttttttgttgttgcagTTTTCCAGATAGTTGAAACTTTGAACACAAAACGAAACCAGTCCTGCGGTAAGCTTTCAGATGTTCTTACGAGGCTGTTCAGTAGCTGACTGTTCTAAAAAGTATGCAGCCATACCATTTGGTCCTTTTTTAGTATTAATAACAGCTGATGAGGGTAGAGGAGCATTAAGAGAATCGATAACATCGTCAACAAGTTCAGTGTACTGTGTGTCAGTTAGCTCAGACATAGTACCGCTCCCAGTGCCACTACTGATTGTGAATACTTGTTTCCTTTGCCGAAGCCCTGCTGCTCGTGCCACTTCAAAATCATTGCTTACTCCCATTGATGAATCCCTCCAAGAAGCATCTTGTGCATATAGTTTTAGAGAAGGCGTTGGTGCAAGAGAAGGTGTAATTCCAGCTACCTTCGGAGGGTCAATGGGACTATTCTGTTGCCAGAAATCATATCAAGGCAGTAAGTACAGTTCCGATACCTTGTAACACCAGATTTAAATAAGTCACAGAACTCACCTTAGTAAAGAAGATAGAAGTTCAAAGCAACATCTGAGGGAATGTGACTCACCTCATGGTCCTCATCCAAGTCTTCTAAATCCTCTTTCACATCGTCCAATCTACTGTCTTTTGCTTCCTTATCCATCCGATGCCAATCAGGTAATTCAGAGCCCTTGGGGGAAACTGAAGAGCAAGTGCCATTGGTTAGTAAAGATACATATTCTATTTTCCCAAATTAAGTGATAATGTATTAATGTGCAATCAAATTAAGCCATAATGTCAGATTAttgaaataagaaatattgtGCTATCCCCTTGGTCTTTTTCCCACTGTGTAGTACTATTACTGCTTTCAATAGAATTATTTTAAGTTCCATTTTAGAAAGTTCACCCAACAGACACTCACCTTTATTTCCAACATCTATAGACAGTTCTTGGACAGCCTCTGTAATGTTGAGTTCAGaatgagaagaagaagagcatcTGGTATTATCATGGCTTTTTTCAGCTTCAGTGCCATTATCCACAAAGAGGGGCATCCCTGCCAAACGAACAGCAACTTCTGGTCCATCCTGATACTGTGGCTCAGAAAATCCTTTGTCAAAATTTTCAGTGGCTATGGGGCAATTATCATTTGGAGCATATGGAAGCGATCCTGGCTTGTTCAGAAAACTTTCAGTGTACTTGACATCCTCCGTAATTATGGCTGCCTGCTCTGAATTATAGGCAATTTCATTTAATGTTTCGTTTTCCCTTTCTTCACCAGCGGGAATCATATCAAAACTATGAACATCAACCATTAGAGGATCAGTTGATCCTTTTCCAGATGATCTTACAGCTTCCTCTGTGCAGTTATATGAAGCAGACCTATTTGAAGAGATTTCAGGAGTCAAAGTCTCCTCAAAACTAAAATTTTCGTCATCTGTCTCAACTGATTCTCCACGGGCTGCTTCAGGAGTTTCTATCAAACTACATTCAGGCCCAGATGACATGGATCTTGAGTAGTACGGATGATCCGTTGAATATTTTGACTCATCTAAAAGATTGCAAGCCCCTGAGAAACTTGAGATGCTTCCATCTCTTGGGTCTGACGGTGTTTTGTTGGTATCCTGTAGATCTGCAACCATGGATTCTCCAGCAACGTAGCATGTAGACTTCTCAGCAATATCAACCTTATTTCGAGAAATGGGAGTCATTGTATGTTCATCTTGTAGCTTGAATGAGCCTTTTTGAAGCCCTAAGAGATTTCTGTTGATCTGTGTGTTATGAAAAACAAATGATGAATTATTTGAATCAGCAATGTTGCCATCATCTAGAGATATTAAAGTCCCCTCAATGCTGAAGATACCATCATGAAGCCTATCAGATGATAATTTCTCTTCAACTTGAAGAATGTCTGAAATACTAGCATCTGGAATATCTTGAGACCCCAAATTGGTAAAATGATCTTTAGAATTGTCATCCTGGAGAGCCATGTAAAGATTCTCAAAACATAAAGCGGTTTCTTCTCCTTGTTGATTTCCTTGCTGACCGCTTCCTAAACATCCAGTCAAATTGACATCTGCAGAGAACAATGATGAAGTTGTCTTGTATGGGTTATTTTCAGCCTTGGAATTCTGAACTGTATGAACAGATGAAAAAGACGGTAAGTCCAAGTAATCATCTGATTTTCCCATGTCATTGCCTGTGTCTGGAGTTACGAAAGCATTAACAACATTGGATGAAACTTCATGTAGTAAACCATCTATTGATTCCCCAGCAACTTCAAGAGTTTCTATCATGTTGGTCTCTGGAATAAATTCAACAGACCTGTTGTTTCCATAATTTTCTGTACTATTCACACTTTGAAACATCATGGTGTTCTTATCATCCAAGTTGAAATTTTGATTGTTCCCTGGTTCAGCCAATGCGCCACCTCCGGTAGCATGCATTATGTTAACCTCTGAAACACATGAGGATGACCTGGAATAGAGTGAATATTTTTCAGAATTTATGCTCTCTTCTGGAGATACAAAACTTCCCTCTACACCAAGAGTAAGTCCCTGTATTGTTTCAGATGGAACTTGTTTGCCATCATGAAACGATCGAATCTCATGTCTGTCTGAAATACATTGAGAAGATCCAGTGTTATTCGTCCAATTTTCAGCTCTTGTAACCTCATCTAGAAAGATAGGATTATCTAAAAAAGCAGAAGTTTTTCCATCTTCAGACTCAGAAAATCTGCCCTGAACAGAAGAGGGTGCATTGTCTTCTGCAGCACTGGCACGTAAAAGGTAAGAACTCGAGCTGCTTGAATAAAATACATCATTATTGATCTCACCTGAAGATAATAAAATCCCTTCAAAATTACAAGTTATTTGGTCTAGCTGATTAGAAAATGCTTCCTGAGTTTTCTCCTGGCCACCTTGAATTTTTTTCCTCACGTTGGTGTCTGGAACAAAATGTGCAGGGTTACTATCATCACATGAAGGGTTAACAGCAGCCTTTATAGGGTTAAATGGCCCTTCATCTTGCGATTCAGACAAACTTTTCTTGACAGCTTCATGAGCTTCAGTAATGGTTGTCTCTACTCCATTGCATAAAAAAAATCGGATGTAGCTAACGAGTGTTCAGAAATATCAACTACAGGTGGATCCATAAAATCTTCCTTCTCCAAATCAAAAGGTAGACTGTTCGGCTCCTTTAAGTGCAAGTCATACGATAATTCCTCCTTTGAGACCTCATCGCTATCTGTGAGTAGCTCTCCAGATGTTGGGTTGTTCAATTCGGGATTAACTGCAACAATCCTAGGAATTTCCATCATATTGGCATCTTGACAGCATAAAGGGAAACCTGAAGTTTTCATGTACTGTTCAGTGGTACTGACTGCAAGCGGACCCAGCAGAGCTTCCTCCTCTGAACAGATGAATACATCATTTCCTTCCTGCCCGTTAAATCCACATGGTTCTTTTTCCCAGGTATCCTCATCACCCTTCATCGCTAACTCTGCAGAGGATGAAAATCTCACCTCAGGATCCTCAAATTCCTCGCAATGCGACTCTTGAAATGCTGGAAGGTTCAATCTAGGACTGACCCCTGTATCAATGTCTGCAACAGCTGCAATGATGTTTGCATCAGTACAGATGCAAGCAAGTGCATTGGTAACCTCATCAGGATTAATTATCACTTCATTGTCATCAATGGCATGTGAAGTAGGGACCTTCTCTGGAGTGACAGTATCTGTTTGCAGCGCTGTCAATTTGTGTGGCTCAAGCAATGAGTCCTCCTTGCCACCCTCTGGAGGAACCTGTTCAAAGTTTTCTAATGCAGATAGCACTGGATCAGATGGATCCTGGCTCACATCATTTAAGCTACCATAAGCAACAATGTAGTCAGATGGAGAAGCGGGAGGTTCATTAATAGAAACTGGATAGGATTCCAGTTTTTCTGGTTGAGATGGTGAGCTTTCCTCACTGACTTTGACAGGCATTTCTCTGAAGACAGTCATTAAGGATGACATCCCATGTTCAGTTAAGCATGAGTCACCTCTATCAAAAGAACTGTCATGAGAGTTAACTGGACATATGAGATTCTCCTTGCAGGAGCTGAAATTAGTGTTCACGATGTCCAATAATCTATCAAAAACTTTGTCTTCACCACCTCCTACAGGCGATTCGTGATGAATAGTTGGAGGTTCAGTTAACTTGACAAATATAACAGGTCCAGAATGGTTCCTGTAATCCAGAGGAGAGAAAACAGTATCTTCAATAGGATCATGGGCACCACCTTGCTGATCTAAATGTGTGGAGGCAGCTGGTACTTCTTCATTTCCATCTCTCAGAAGGATTCCAGGATACCCTATCAATGGTGCTGAACTGCCACAAATCGGTTTTATGTTGTTTGATTGACTTATAGAGGAATCACTTAATTCAGGAAACTCCTTGCCGCAGATGGAACCTGCGACACTAGATGACATTGTATTCTGTGTATCTTCCTCGATGCTTTCGGTAGCAATGCTTGTTGTTCTATATGTTTTCTCACTTGAGAATCTCCTCTTCCGTAGGCCATCCAAGGGCATCGGCTGGAAGTCCTTACTATGACCCCAAGACATGTC of the Oryza sativa Japonica Group chromosome 2, ASM3414082v1 genome contains:
- the LOC107276946 gene encoding uncharacterized protein isoform X3, with the translated sequence MHATGGGALAEPGNNQNFNLDDKNTMMFQSVNSTENYGNNRSVEFIPETNMIETLEVAGESIDGLLHEVSSNVVNAFVTPDTGNDMGKSDDYLDLPSFSSVHTVQNSKAENNPYKTTSSLFSADVNLTGCLGSGQQGNQQGEETALCFENLYMALQDDNSKDHFTNLGSQDIPDASISDILQVEEKLSSDRLHDGIFSIEGTLISLDDGNIADSNNSSFVFHNTQINRNLLGLQKGSFKLQDEHTMTPISRNKVDIAEKSTCYVAGESMVADLQDTNKTPSDPRDGSISSFSGACNLLDESKYSTDHPYYSRSMSSGPECSLIETPEAARGESVETDDENFSFEETLTPEISSNRSASYNCTEEAVRSSGKGSTDPLMVDVHSFDMIPAGEERENETLNEIAYNSEQAAIITEDVKYTESFLNKPGSLPYAPNDNCPIATENFDKGFSEPQYQDGPEVAVRLAGMPLFVDNGTEAEKSHDNTRCSSSSHSELNITEAVQELSIDVGNKVSPKGSELPDWHRMDKEAKDSRLDDVKEDLEDLDEDHENSPIDPPKVAGITPSLAPTPSLKLYAQDASWRDSSMGVSNDFEVARAAGLRQRKQVFTISSGTGSGTMSELTDTQYTELVDDVIDSLNAPLPSSAVINTKKGPNAISIEQI
- the LOC107276946 gene encoding uncharacterized protein isoform X4, which codes for MHATGGGALAEPGNNQNFNLDDKNTMMFQSVNSTENYGNNRSVEFIPETNMIETLEVAGESIDGLLHEVSSNVVNAFVTPDTGNDMGKSDDYLDLPSFSSVHTVQNSKAENNPYKTTSSLFSADVNLTGCLGSGQQGNQQGEETALCFENLYMALQDDNSKDHFTNLGSQDIPDASISDILQVEEKLSSDRLHDGIFSIEGTLISLDDGNIADSNNSSFVFHNTQINRNLLGLQKGSFKLQDEHTMTPISRNKVDIAEKSTCYVAGESMVADLQDTNKTPSDPRDGSISSFSGACNLLDESKYSTDHPYYSRSMSSGPECSLIETPEAARGESVETDDENFSFEETLTPEISSNRSASYNCTEEAVRSSGKGSTDPLMVDVHSFDMIPAGEERENETLNEIAYNSEQAAIITEDVKYTESFLNKPGSLPYAPNDNCPIATENFDKGFSEPQYQDGPEVAVRLAGMPLFVDNGTEAEKSHDNTRCSSSSHSELNITEAVQELSIDVGNKVSPKGSELPDWHRMDKEAKDSRLDDVKEDLEDLDEDHENSPIDPPKVAGITPSLAPTPSLKLYAQDASWRDSSMGVSNDFEVARAAGLRQRKQVFTISSGTGSAISIEQI
- the LOC107276946 gene encoding uncharacterized protein isoform X2, whose translation is MHATGGGALAEPGNNQNFNLDDKNTMMFQSVNSTENYGNNRSVEFIPETNMIETLEVAGESIDGLLHEVSSNVVNAFVTPDTGNDMGKSDDYLDLPSFSSVHTVQNSKAENNPYKTTSSLFSADVNLTGCLGSGQQGNQQGEETALCFENLYMALQDDNSKDHFTNLGSQDIPDASISDILQVEEKLSSDRLHDGIFSIEGTLISLDDGNIADSNNSSFVFHNTQINRNLLGLQKGSFKLQDEHTMTPISRNKVDIAEKSTCYVAGESMVADLQDTNKTPSDPRDGSISSFSGACNLLDESKYSTDHPYYSRSMSSGPECSLIETPEAARGESVETDDENFSFEETLTPEISSNRSASYNCTEEAVRSSGKGSTDPLMVDVHSFDMIPAGEERENETLNEIAYNSEQAAIITEDVKYTESFLNKPGSLPYAPNDNCPIATENFDKGFSEPQYQDGPEVAVRLAGMPLFVDNGTEAEKSHDNTRCSSSSHSELNITEAVQELSIDVGNKVSPKGSELPDWHRMDKEAKDSRLDDVKEDLEDLDEDHENSPIDPPKVAGITPSLAPTPSLKLYAQDASWRDSSMGVSNDFEVARAAGLRQRKQVFTISSGTGSGTMSELTDTQYTELVDDVIDSLNAPLPSSAVINTKKGPNGMAAYFLEQSATEQPRKNI
- the LOC107276946 gene encoding uncharacterized protein isoform X1, which gives rise to MSYESERLVSAQKREREKARAKRRKGMAADDPSVGFFSGVWSRLRAAWRRTGAAHHPAGPGDDDDGQNEETVVRSRLVRRAAAARRLAHKLAFLSFNLEVLVFVYAFWRARRRNLSWRQPIQALPVLVIPALATLIYAAFIRFTRRLDLKDHRRLKRIQEQKQANDGEPRKPNQNDLISAQKQNCGDVDDASNSLPATDSNSTFLPATHSENRTSKPKKRRQPSISSRGDGEADMSWGHSKDFQPMPLDGLRKRRFSSEKTYRTTSIATESIEEDTQNTMSSSVAGSICGKEFPELSDSSISQSNNIKPICGSSAPLIGYPGILLRDGNEEVPAASTHLDQQGGAHDPIEDTVFSPLDYRNHSGPVIFVKLTEPPTIHHESPVGGGEDKVFDRLLDIVNTNFSSCKENLICPVNSHDSSFDRGDSCLTEHGMSSLMTVFREMPVKVSEESSPSQPEKLESYPVSINEPPASPSDYIVAYGSLNDVSQDPSDPVLSALENFEQVPPEGGKEDSLLEPHKLTALQTDTVTPEKVPTSHAIDDNEVIINPDEVTNALACICTDANIIAAVADIDTGVSPRLNLPAFQESHCEEFEDPEVRFSSSAELAMKGDEDTWEKEPCGFNGQEGNDVFICSEEEALLGPLAVSTTEQYMKTSGFPLCCQDANMMEIPRIVAVNPELNNPTSGELLTDSDEVSKEELSYDLHLKEPNSLPFDLEKEDFMDPPVVDISEHSLATSDFFYAME
- the LOC4331245 gene encoding two-component response regulator ORR3, with protein sequence MSTKTVPEPEPHVLAVDDSIVDRTVISRLLRSSKYRVTTVDSGKRALEVLSLDRNVHMIITDYCMPEMTGFDLLKRVKESAELKEIPVVLMSSENSPTRIRRCLEEGAEDFLIKPVRPSDVSRLCNRVIMK